From Cellulomonas oligotrophica, a single genomic window includes:
- a CDS encoding PKD domain-containing protein encodes MSVRRVHARPWWSRAIAALTASVVVATGMVAVGATGAAADTAPPAGQPATVTADSLPTVQHNGVVWQQTLTGNTVYAGGEFTRARPAGAAAGTNEVVRNNLLRFDVRTGVLDSSWAPNPNAQVRAVVKSPDGSRVYIGGNFTTVAGQNRYRIAAFDAATGNLVTSFNAGTNGQVRAIAATNTTVYVGGIFTQAGSSPRTRLAAFNAANGALLPWNPTVDDGSVSALTVSPDGATVIVGGNFLSFNGSTAAPDGLARVDAVTGAALPFPATSQIRNGGTAGSILNLSGDADNMYGVGYTFGRGGGTLEGVFAADWDTGAITWVADCHGDTYAVHPQGDVVYSASHAHYCGNIGGTPQFDEWQFYRANALTKAATQTAGREHLGYTNFEGTPAPTVLNWYPDLDTGLYTGQNQGPWAVTGDSRYIVMGGEFLNVNLRRQQGLARFAVADIAPRDAGPRFTAADFTPTARSVGAGAVRVSWTANADFDNQDLTYTVLRNGSPVWSGVKQSVVWKRPEQGHTDTGLTAGATYTYAVRVTDPDGNAVTSPSVQVTADGTGTLSPYALAVMADGASHYWRFGETSGNARDSAGTNDASVGTAVTRGTAGAITGDATGAYTLGGTNGRVVAPARQQNMNELSVEAWVRTTSTAGGWIAGFGNSASLTGTSSTRDRQLYVDSAGRVQFGASPGQNRTVRSPGRVNDGQWHHVVGTMSTAGMRLYVDGELVASRADNASGRNMSGFWRIGGDSLSGWPNQPASGNLSGAVDEVAVYPFALTAAKVSSHHVLGTTGTLGAQAPVASFEAVATGLEVALDASASSDADGTVESYAWDLGDGRTATGRTFRHTYAAAGTYTVTLTVTDDDGDTDETARQVTVTAPPPNQSPAAQVAATTAGLRVDVDGSGSTDPDGTVEAYAWTFGDGGTATGPTASHTYAAAGTYTVTLTVTDDDGATATAERQVTVTAPPADEPFAADAFTRTVTGGWGAADVGGSWALAGGAANFSVGSGSGAMRVTGAGFRLTSSLPVQQTSADVRVDVAMDVMPSGAGTDLEVAGRTVTASDGYRARLKMLPTGVVRASVIGTSAGTTTTVAQVNVPGVTYTAGQALSVRLQVDGTAPTQLRLKVWPAGTAEPAAWTVQGTSSTAALQVAGGVGLSVYTSSSTTTLPQTVRWSGVRATAVQP; translated from the coding sequence ATGTCCGTCCGTCGAGTCCACGCCCGTCCGTGGTGGTCCCGCGCGATCGCCGCGCTGACCGCCTCCGTCGTCGTCGCCACCGGGATGGTGGCCGTCGGTGCGACCGGCGCGGCGGCCGACACGGCGCCACCCGCCGGGCAGCCGGCCACCGTCACGGCCGACTCCCTGCCGACCGTGCAGCACAACGGCGTGGTCTGGCAGCAGACGCTCACCGGGAACACCGTCTACGCCGGCGGCGAGTTCACGAGGGCCCGTCCCGCCGGTGCGGCGGCCGGCACCAACGAGGTCGTCCGCAACAACCTCCTGCGGTTCGACGTGCGGACCGGGGTGCTCGACAGCAGCTGGGCGCCGAACCCGAACGCCCAGGTGCGGGCCGTCGTGAAGTCCCCCGACGGGTCGCGCGTGTACATCGGCGGCAACTTCACCACCGTCGCCGGCCAGAACCGCTACCGCATCGCCGCCTTCGACGCCGCGACCGGCAACCTCGTCACCAGCTTCAACGCCGGGACGAACGGCCAGGTCCGCGCCATCGCGGCCACCAACACCACCGTCTACGTGGGCGGGATCTTCACGCAGGCCGGCAGCTCGCCGCGCACGCGCCTCGCGGCGTTCAACGCCGCGAACGGCGCCCTGCTGCCGTGGAACCCGACCGTCGACGACGGCTCGGTCAGCGCCCTGACGGTCTCGCCCGACGGCGCGACGGTGATCGTCGGCGGCAACTTCCTCTCCTTCAACGGCAGCACCGCCGCCCCCGACGGGCTGGCCCGCGTCGACGCGGTGACCGGTGCCGCGCTGCCGTTCCCGGCCACCTCGCAGATCCGCAACGGCGGCACGGCGGGCTCGATCCTCAACCTGTCCGGCGACGCCGACAACATGTACGGCGTCGGGTACACCTTCGGCCGCGGCGGCGGCACGCTCGAAGGCGTCTTCGCCGCCGACTGGGACACCGGTGCGATCACCTGGGTGGCGGACTGCCACGGCGACACCTACGCCGTGCACCCCCAGGGCGACGTCGTCTACTCGGCGAGCCACGCCCACTACTGCGGCAACATCGGGGGCACTCCGCAGTTCGACGAGTGGCAGTTCTACCGTGCCAACGCCCTCACCAAGGCCGCGACGCAGACGGCCGGGCGCGAGCACCTCGGGTACACGAACTTCGAGGGCACGCCCGCCCCGACCGTCCTCAACTGGTACCCGGACCTCGACACCGGCCTGTACACGGGGCAGAACCAGGGGCCCTGGGCCGTCACGGGCGACAGCCGCTACATCGTCATGGGCGGCGAGTTCCTCAACGTCAACCTCCGCCGCCAGCAGGGCCTGGCCCGGTTCGCGGTCGCCGACATCGCGCCCCGCGACGCGGGCCCGCGCTTCACCGCCGCGGACTTCACGCCGACGGCGCGGTCCGTGGGCGCCGGGGCTGTCCGCGTGTCGTGGACCGCGAACGCCGACTTCGACAACCAGGACCTCACCTACACGGTGCTGCGCAACGGCAGCCCGGTGTGGTCCGGCGTCAAGCAGTCCGTCGTGTGGAAGCGGCCCGAGCAGGGGCACACCGACACCGGCCTGACCGCGGGTGCGACGTACACCTACGCCGTCCGGGTCACCGACCCCGACGGCAACGCGGTGACCAGCCCGTCGGTCCAGGTCACCGCCGACGGCACCGGAACCCTCAGCCCGTACGCGCTCGCGGTCATGGCGGACGGCGCGTCGCACTACTGGCGGTTCGGCGAGACGTCCGGCAACGCCCGCGACTCCGCGGGGACGAACGACGCCTCCGTCGGCACGGCCGTCACCCGCGGCACCGCCGGCGCGATCACCGGCGACGCCACCGGCGCCTACACCCTCGGCGGCACCAACGGCCGTGTGGTCGCGCCCGCCCGCCAGCAGAACATGAACGAGCTGAGCGTCGAGGCGTGGGTCCGCACCACGTCCACCGCCGGTGGCTGGATCGCCGGCTTCGGCAACAGCGCGAGCCTGACCGGGACGAGCAGCACCCGTGACCGCCAGCTCTACGTCGACAGCGCCGGACGCGTCCAGTTCGGGGCCAGCCCGGGGCAGAACCGCACCGTGCGCTCGCCGGGGCGCGTCAACGACGGCCAGTGGCACCACGTGGTCGGCACGATGAGCACGGCGGGCATGCGCCTGTACGTCGACGGCGAGCTCGTCGCGTCGCGGGCCGACAACGCGTCGGGCCGCAACATGAGCGGGTTCTGGCGCATCGGCGGCGACAGCCTCAGCGGCTGGCCCAACCAGCCGGCGTCGGGCAACCTCAGCGGTGCGGTCGACGAGGTGGCCGTCTACCCGTTCGCGCTCACGGCCGCCAAGGTCTCGTCCCACCACGTGCTCGGGACCACGGGCACGCTCGGCGCGCAGGCACCCGTCGCGTCCTTCGAGGCGGTGGCCACGGGGCTCGAGGTCGCGCTCGACGCGTCCGCGTCGTCGGACGCCGACGGCACGGTCGAGTCCTACGCGTGGGACCTCGGGGACGGCCGCACGGCCACCGGCCGGACGTTCCGCCACACCTACGCCGCTGCCGGGACGTACACGGTGACGCTCACGGTCACCGACGACGACGGTGACACGGACGAGACCGCCCGGCAGGTCACCGTGACCGCGCCGCCGCCCAACCAGTCGCCCGCGGCGCAGGTCGCGGCGACCACGGCGGGGCTGCGCGTGGACGTGGACGGCTCGGGCTCCACCGACCCCGACGGGACGGTCGAGGCGTACGCGTGGACGTTCGGCGACGGCGGCACCGCCACCGGGCCGACCGCGTCGCACACCTACGCGGCAGCCGGCACGTACACCGTCACGCTGACCGTGACCGACGACGACGGCGCGACGGCCACGGCCGAGCGGCAGGTCACCGTCACGGCACCCCCGGCGGACGAGCCGTTCGCGGCCGACGCGTTCACCAGGACCGTGACCGGCGGCTGGGGCGCCGCCGACGTCGGCGGCAGCTGGGCACTGGCGGGCGGCGCCGCGAACTTCTCGGTCGGGTCCGGCTCGGGCGCGATGCGCGTCACCGGGGCAGGGTTCCGGCTCACCTCGTCGCTGCCGGTGCAGCAGACGAGCGCGGACGTGCGCGTCGACGTCGCCATGGACGTCATGCCGTCGGGCGCGGGGACGGACCTCGAGGTGGCCGGTCGCACGGTGACGGCCTCCGACGGGTACCGGGCCCGGCTGAAGATGCTGCCGACGGGCGTCGTCCGGGCGTCGGTCATCGGCACCTCGGCCGGCACCACCACCACGGTGGCGCAGGTGAACGTGCCCGGCGTCACCTACACGGCCGGGCAGGCGCTCTCGGTGCGGCTCCAGGTGGACGGGACGGCCCCGACCCAGCTGCGGCTGAAGGTGTGGCCCGCGGGCACCGCCGAGCCGGCGGCGTGGACGGTGCAGGGCACCAGCAGCACGGCGGCGCTCCAGGTCGCCGGCGGCGTGGGCCTGTCGGTGTACACCTCGTCGTCCACCACCACGCTGCCGCAGACGGTGCGGTGGAGCGGGGTGCGGGCCACGGCCGTCCAGCCCTGA
- a CDS encoding PKD domain-containing protein — MRAPRGLSRTISALVATALVAAATAVAAPAAVADTRPAEGVTQTAAADSLPTVQIDGVAWQQAIAGSRVFAGGDFANARPAGAKVGTENVARANLLAYDLETGVLDASWAPNPNAQVRAVAASPDGSRVYVGGNFTSIAGEARYRIAAFDAATGALLSSFAPGVDAQVRAIVATDTTVYVGGVFTNAGGEARNRVAAFDAATGAVLPWAPEVADGSVSALTVSPDGTQVLLGGSFTAVNGSNNPGYGLARVDATTGASLPLPINGLVRNGSTQASITSLSTDGDSFYVTGYVFGSTGNLEGAARGSWSTGALVWVEDCHGDTYAAWPQGDALYVAGHPHYCGNVGGFPQTEPQWTFYRALAFSKEATGTVTKDPHGYFNWEGNPAPTLLNWYPEINSGSYTGQGQGPWTVTGDDEYLLYGGEFTIVNNKGQQGLARFARTETAPNKQGPRLASDTWPLTGVSYQAGTVRLSWGANYDRDNEDLTYTVTRNGTVVHTEVASSVVWDRPAMRFLDTGLTPGQTYTYRVRATDPFGNTAITNQVTVTVTDGDISAYSQDVLEDGAVHYWPLGEESGTTAYDWAGPADLTTGAGVTRGTAGAIGDDAGATFGGTSTGLASTALAEQASDSLSVEAWVRTTSTRGGKIVGFGSASTGTSTSYDRHVYMDNAGRITFGVYPGAVRSLTTTTAYNDGEWHHVVATLGASGMRLYVDGRRVGQRTDTVSGQSYTGYWRVGGDSVSGWPNAPTSGYLAGSIDDVAVYPAPLTAAQVSSHWTASGRTSTVTPAPADAYGAAVHAADPDLYWRLSETSGTVAADSGPNGVAGTYRGVYTRGEEGALVGVTDTAARSAGLTGTTVSSVQSFTNPTTYSEELWFRTTTTAGGKLIGFASTASGTSGSHDRHVYMETNGRLTFGVWTGTASTITSPSAYNDGAWHHMVATQGPDGMRLYVDGVLVGTHPQTAAQNYTGYWRIFGDTTWGPQPWFAGTIDEVAVYSTVLDPATVALHHALGTTGAPPNVAPVAHAAVTATDLTVEVDGSGSTDEDGTVATYAWDFGDGSTGEGATASHTYAEAGTYAVRLTVTDDGGASAVATEQVTVVAPNQLPTADFTATADGLGLTVDGSASADPDGTLATYAWDFGDGSTGEGATAAHTYAAGGTYTVTLTVTDDRGGSATAERTVTAVAPNVEPTAAFEATATGLDVSVDAAGSADPDGDLVTYAWEFGDGSTGEGATATHTYATDGTYTVTLTVTDDRGATASATADVTVVTPPADTPFAEDTFDRSTTGGWGETATGGAWTVSGGAANFSVADGAGAVRVTGAGFRLSSFLPVSSTSTDLTAGVTLDAMPSGAGTDVELVGRSTSATEGYRLRLKMLATGVVRASLISTTGTTTTTLTQVNVPGITYAAGEELRVRLQVDGSGTTALRAKVWRAGTEEPAAWTLSSTSTAAALQGAGGVGVSVYTSASSTVLPLTVRWSDLTARPVVP, encoded by the coding sequence ATGCGTGCTCCCCGCGGACTCTCCCGCACGATCTCGGCCCTCGTCGCCACCGCGCTCGTCGCGGCGGCGACGGCTGTCGCGGCACCGGCCGCCGTCGCCGACACCCGGCCGGCCGAGGGCGTCACGCAGACCGCCGCGGCGGACTCCCTGCCGACCGTGCAGATCGACGGGGTCGCGTGGCAGCAGGCGATCGCGGGGTCGCGGGTGTTCGCGGGCGGCGACTTCGCGAACGCCCGGCCGGCGGGTGCGAAGGTCGGCACCGAGAACGTGGCGCGGGCGAACCTGCTGGCGTACGACCTCGAGACCGGGGTGCTCGACGCGTCGTGGGCCCCGAACCCGAACGCGCAGGTCCGGGCGGTCGCGGCATCGCCCGACGGCAGCCGCGTCTACGTCGGCGGCAACTTCACGTCGATCGCCGGCGAGGCCCGCTACCGCATCGCCGCGTTCGACGCGGCCACCGGGGCGCTGCTGTCCTCGTTCGCGCCGGGCGTCGACGCCCAGGTGCGCGCGATCGTCGCGACGGACACGACGGTGTACGTGGGCGGTGTCTTCACCAACGCCGGCGGTGAGGCACGCAACCGGGTCGCGGCGTTCGACGCGGCCACGGGCGCGGTCCTGCCGTGGGCGCCGGAGGTCGCCGACGGGTCGGTGAGCGCGCTGACCGTCTCGCCCGACGGCACCCAGGTGCTCCTCGGGGGGAGCTTCACCGCCGTCAACGGCTCCAACAACCCCGGCTACGGCCTGGCGCGTGTCGACGCGACCACCGGCGCGTCCCTCCCGCTGCCGATCAACGGGCTCGTCCGCAACGGCTCGACGCAGGCGTCGATCACGAGCCTGTCGACCGACGGCGACAGCTTCTACGTCACCGGCTACGTGTTCGGCAGCACGGGCAACCTCGAGGGTGCCGCCCGCGGCAGCTGGTCGACCGGTGCGCTCGTGTGGGTCGAGGACTGCCACGGCGACACGTACGCGGCCTGGCCGCAGGGCGACGCCCTGTACGTCGCCGGCCACCCGCACTACTGCGGCAACGTCGGCGGCTTCCCGCAGACGGAGCCGCAGTGGACCTTCTACCGTGCCCTGGCGTTCTCCAAGGAGGCCACGGGCACGGTCACCAAGGACCCGCACGGGTACTTCAACTGGGAGGGCAACCCCGCGCCGACGCTGCTGAACTGGTACCCCGAGATCAACTCGGGCTCGTACACCGGGCAGGGGCAGGGGCCGTGGACCGTCACCGGTGACGACGAGTACCTGCTCTACGGCGGCGAGTTCACGATCGTCAACAACAAGGGGCAGCAGGGCCTGGCCCGCTTCGCCCGCACCGAGACCGCGCCCAACAAGCAGGGCCCGCGCCTGGCCTCGGACACGTGGCCGCTGACGGGTGTCTCGTACCAGGCGGGGACCGTGCGGCTCAGCTGGGGCGCCAACTACGACCGGGACAACGAGGACCTCACCTACACCGTCACCCGCAACGGCACGGTCGTGCACACCGAGGTCGCGTCGTCGGTGGTCTGGGACCGTCCGGCGATGCGCTTCCTCGACACCGGGCTGACCCCGGGCCAGACGTACACGTACCGGGTCCGGGCGACCGACCCCTTCGGCAACACGGCGATCACCAACCAGGTCACCGTCACCGTGACCGACGGGGACATCTCCGCCTACAGCCAGGACGTGCTCGAGGACGGCGCGGTGCACTACTGGCCGCTCGGCGAGGAGTCCGGCACGACGGCCTACGACTGGGCCGGCCCCGCCGACCTGACCACGGGCGCCGGCGTGACCCGGGGCACCGCGGGGGCGATCGGCGACGACGCGGGCGCGACCTTCGGCGGCACGTCCACCGGCCTGGCGTCGACGGCCCTGGCCGAGCAGGCGAGCGACTCGCTCTCCGTCGAGGCCTGGGTCCGCACGACCTCCACCCGCGGCGGCAAGATCGTCGGGTTCGGCTCGGCGTCCACCGGCACCTCGACCAGCTACGACCGGCACGTGTACATGGACAACGCCGGGCGGATCACGTTCGGCGTGTACCCGGGCGCGGTGCGCTCGCTGACCACCACGACCGCCTACAACGACGGTGAGTGGCACCACGTCGTCGCGACGCTCGGCGCGAGCGGCATGCGTCTGTACGTCGACGGCCGACGCGTGGGCCAGCGGACCGACACCGTGTCCGGCCAGTCCTACACCGGGTACTGGCGGGTCGGCGGGGACAGCGTCAGCGGCTGGCCCAACGCCCCGACCAGCGGCTACCTCGCCGGCTCGATCGACGACGTCGCCGTCTACCCGGCGCCGCTGACGGCCGCCCAGGTGAGCAGCCACTGGACGGCGTCCGGGCGGACCTCCACCGTGACGCCCGCGCCGGCCGACGCGTACGGCGCCGCCGTGCACGCCGCCGACCCCGACCTGTACTGGCGCCTGTCGGAGACGTCGGGCACCGTCGCGGCCGACTCCGGTCCGAACGGCGTCGCCGGCACGTACCGCGGCGTCTACACCCGCGGCGAGGAGGGTGCTCTCGTCGGCGTCACCGACACCGCGGCGCGCAGCGCCGGGCTCACGGGCACCACCGTGTCGAGCGTGCAGTCGTTCACCAACCCGACGACGTACTCCGAGGAGCTCTGGTTCCGCACGACCACGACCGCGGGCGGCAAGCTCATCGGCTTCGCCAGCACCGCGTCGGGCACCTCCGGCAGCCACGACCGCCACGTGTACATGGAGACGAACGGCCGCCTCACCTTCGGGGTGTGGACGGGGACGGCGAGCACGATCACGTCGCCGTCCGCGTACAACGACGGCGCGTGGCACCACATGGTCGCCACGCAGGGTCCCGACGGCATGCGCCTGTACGTCGACGGCGTGCTCGTCGGCACCCACCCGCAGACCGCCGCGCAGAACTACACCGGGTACTGGCGGATCTTCGGCGACACGACGTGGGGCCCGCAGCCCTGGTTCGCGGGCACGATCGACGAGGTCGCGGTCTACTCCACGGTGCTCGACCCGGCCACGGTGGCCCTGCACCACGCGCTCGGCACGACCGGCGCGCCGCCGAACGTGGCGCCGGTGGCGCACGCGGCCGTCACCGCGACGGACCTCACGGTCGAGGTCGACGGGTCCGGCTCGACCGACGAGGACGGGACCGTCGCGACCTACGCCTGGGACTTCGGGGACGGCAGCACCGGTGAGGGCGCGACCGCGTCGCACACCTACGCCGAGGCCGGCACCTACGCGGTCCGCCTCACGGTCACCGACGACGGCGGGGCCAGCGCGGTCGCGACCGAGCAGGTGACGGTCGTGGCGCCGAACCAGCTGCCGACCGCTGACTTCACGGCGACGGCGGACGGCCTCGGCCTCACGGTCGACGGCTCCGCCTCGGCGGACCCGGACGGCACGCTCGCCACGTACGCGTGGGACTTCGGCGACGGCAGCACCGGCGAGGGCGCGACGGCCGCGCACACCTACGCGGCGGGCGGCACGTACACCGTGACGCTCACGGTGACCGACGACCGGGGCGGCAGCGCCACGGCCGAGCGCACGGTCACGGCCGTGGCCCCGAACGTGGAGCCGACCGCCGCCTTCGAGGCGACGGCCACCGGGCTGGACGTTTCCGTCGACGCGGCCGGCTCGGCCGACCCGGACGGCGACCTGGTCACGTACGCGTGGGAGTTCGGCGACGGCAGCACCGGTGAGGGCGCGACCGCGACGCACACCTACGCGACCGACGGCACGTACACGGTCACGCTCACCGTGACCGACGACCGCGGCGCGACCGCGTCCGCCACCGCCGACGTCACGGTCGTGACCCCGCCGGCAGACACGCCGTTCGCCGAGGACACCTTCGACCGGTCGACGACCGGCGGATGGGGCGAGACGGCGACCGGCGGTGCGTGGACGGTCTCCGGCGGGGCGGCGAACTTCTCCGTCGCGGACGGTGCTGGCGCGGTGCGGGTCACGGGGGCCGGCTTCCGGCTCTCGTCGTTCCTGCCCGTCTCGTCGACCAGCACCGACCTGACCGCCGGCGTCACGCTCGACGCGATGCCGTCGGGCGCGGGGACGGACGTCGAGCTCGTCGGCCGGTCCACGTCGGCCACGGAGGGGTACCGGCTGCGCCTGAAGATGCTCGCCACGGGCGTCGTCCGGGCGTCGCTGATCTCGACGACCGGCACCACCACGACCACGCTGACGCAGGTCAACGTGCCGGGGATCACCTACGCGGCGGGCGAGGAGCTGCGGGTCCGCCTGCAGGTCGACGGGAGCGGCACCACCGCGCTGCGCGCCAAGGTCTGGCGCGCGGGCACGGAGGAGCCGGCGGCCTGGACGCTCTCCTCGACGAGCACGGCGGCGGCGCTCCAGGGCGCCGGCGGGGTGGGCGTCTCGGTCTACACGTCCGCGTCCAGCACCGTGCTGCCGCTCACGGTGCGGTGGAGCGACCTGACGGCCCGCCCGGTCGTGCCATGA
- a CDS encoding glycosyltransferase family 2 protein codes for MGPPAAGTDPRTVVAVLTYRRPDDLRAALPMLVAQARTLDPPARVLVVDNDPDAGALDVVAQVAQTTDGVDVVHVHEPRPGIAAARNRALDEVGDAHVVVFVDDDERPVDRWLRLLVDTYLVDRPEAVVGPVVSEFVQEPDAWVRAGRFFDRRRLRTGTTTDVAATNNLLLDLDRLRELGLRFDEAFGLSGGSDMLITRQLSGAGGRIVWCDEAVVVDVVPPDRVTRTWVLARAFRSGNTWARTSVVLAPGPLGRTVVRLRLTGEGLVRTLGGAARVVVGRLTGSASQHARGRRTLARGTGMLAGAYGTVYVEYARDGNRTVRAAHVPGAR; via the coding sequence GTGGGTCCGCCGGCCGCAGGGACCGACCCGCGCACGGTCGTCGCGGTGCTCACGTACCGGCGCCCCGACGACCTGCGGGCCGCGCTGCCGATGCTCGTCGCGCAGGCCCGCACGCTCGACCCGCCGGCACGGGTGCTCGTCGTCGACAACGACCCGGACGCGGGGGCGCTGGACGTCGTCGCGCAGGTCGCGCAGACCACCGACGGCGTGGACGTCGTGCACGTGCACGAGCCGCGCCCCGGCATCGCCGCGGCCCGCAACCGGGCGCTCGACGAGGTCGGCGACGCCCACGTGGTCGTCTTCGTCGACGACGACGAGCGGCCGGTCGACCGGTGGCTGCGGCTGCTCGTCGACACGTACCTCGTCGACCGGCCCGAGGCGGTCGTCGGCCCCGTCGTCAGCGAGTTCGTGCAGGAGCCCGACGCGTGGGTGCGGGCAGGGCGCTTCTTCGACCGGCGTCGCCTGCGCACGGGCACCACGACGGACGTCGCGGCGACGAACAACCTGCTGCTCGACCTGGACCGCCTGCGCGAGCTCGGCCTGCGTTTCGACGAGGCGTTCGGCCTGTCCGGCGGCTCGGACATGCTCATCACCCGGCAGCTCTCCGGGGCCGGCGGGCGGATCGTGTGGTGCGACGAGGCCGTCGTCGTCGACGTCGTGCCCCCGGACCGCGTGACGCGCACGTGGGTGCTCGCCCGTGCGTTCCGCTCCGGCAACACGTGGGCGCGCACCTCCGTGGTGCTGGCGCCGGGGCCGCTCGGGCGCACGGTGGTGCGCCTGCGCCTGACGGGGGAGGGCCTCGTGCGCACCCTCGGCGGCGCGGCCCGCGTGGTGGTGGGGCGCCTGACGGGCTCCGCGTCGCAGCACGCCCGCGGGCGGCGCACGCTGGCCCGGGGCACGGGCATGCTCGCGGGCGCCTACGGCACCGTGTACGTGGAGTACGCCCGGGACGGCAACCGCACGGTGCGCGCGGCGCACGTGCCGGGGGCCCGGTGA
- a CDS encoding oligosaccharide flippase family protein produces the protein MTITLVGNLFPPVVALASGPILAQALGVAGRGEVAAATAPLGLAIALMTFGVPEAVSYAVARHPRLVRLAARNGALIVVLAGLLATAAVLLARPWLSGGDVGIQHLMAVASLAVLPTLLLGVLRGIASGLQLWALVAWEKVLASGLRLLVLVPLWLTDHLTPFTATVVLAAMPVMGALAYLVLPRRLPEAAPDDDGLASTKALTGYGLRLWIGTISGILLSRIDQTLMTPLSSAYELGLYVVAVNVSELPLVIHRAVRDVTFVTDAHRSEDARLAAAARISTLICAVVALGLGTTMAWWLPALFGADFAGAVPVAWLLLVAVLVSTPGSIAGAGLSARGRPGLRSLALVVACIVNIGLLVLLVPVWGAMGAAVATLVGYVISSALNEVLLGRLFGVRMRDFHGVRRSDLVTLRDYGRSLVRGVGRRLRPRRRSRA, from the coding sequence ATGACGATCACGCTGGTCGGCAACCTCTTCCCGCCGGTCGTCGCGCTCGCCAGCGGGCCGATCCTCGCGCAGGCGCTGGGCGTCGCGGGCCGCGGCGAGGTCGCGGCCGCGACCGCCCCGCTGGGCCTGGCGATCGCCCTCATGACCTTCGGCGTGCCGGAGGCCGTGTCGTACGCCGTGGCGCGCCACCCGCGGCTCGTGCGGCTCGCGGCGCGCAACGGCGCCCTGATCGTCGTGCTCGCCGGCCTCCTCGCGACGGCCGCGGTGCTGCTCGCGCGGCCGTGGCTGAGCGGCGGCGACGTCGGCATCCAGCACCTCATGGCCGTGGCGTCCCTCGCGGTGCTGCCGACCCTGCTGCTCGGCGTCCTGCGGGGCATCGCGTCCGGCCTGCAGCTGTGGGCGCTCGTCGCGTGGGAGAAGGTGCTGGCGTCGGGCCTGCGGCTGCTCGTGCTCGTGCCGCTGTGGCTGACGGACCACCTGACGCCGTTCACCGCGACCGTGGTGCTCGCGGCGATGCCGGTGATGGGTGCGCTCGCCTACCTGGTGCTGCCCCGCCGGCTGCCCGAGGCGGCGCCCGACGACGACGGGCTGGCCTCGACGAAGGCGCTGACCGGCTACGGGCTGCGCCTGTGGATCGGCACGATCAGCGGCATCCTGCTCTCGCGGATCGACCAGACGCTGATGACGCCGCTGAGCAGCGCGTACGAGCTGGGCCTGTACGTCGTGGCGGTCAACGTCAGCGAGCTCCCGCTGGTGATCCACCGGGCCGTCCGCGACGTCACGTTCGTGACCGACGCGCACCGCAGCGAGGACGCGCGGCTCGCGGCCGCGGCGCGCATCTCGACGCTGATCTGCGCGGTGGTCGCCCTCGGTCTCGGCACGACGATGGCGTGGTGGCTGCCGGCGCTGTTCGGCGCGGACTTCGCCGGGGCCGTGCCCGTGGCGTGGCTGCTGCTCGTGGCCGTGCTCGTCAGCACGCCGGGGTCCATCGCGGGGGCCGGGCTCAGCGCCCGCGGTCGTCCGGGGCTGCGCAGCCTCGCGCTGGTCGTCGCCTGCATCGTGAACATCGGCCTGCTCGTGCTGCTGGTCCCCGTCTGGGGGGCGATGGGGGCGGCGGTCGCCACGCTCGTCGGGTACGTCATCTCCAGCGCCCTCAACGAGGTGCTCCTGGGCCGCCTGTTCGGTGTGCGCATGCGGGACTTCCACGGCGTGCGCCGCTCGGACCTGGTGACGCTGCGCGACTACGGCCGCAGCCTCGTCCGCGGCGTGGGTCGCCGGCTGCGCCCGCGGCGCCGCTCGCGCGCCTGA